The genomic region GGTAATCCAGAAGGGTTTATCTATTTATCCTCTCCAGCAACTGCGGCCGCTTCGGCTGTCAGTGGCTATATTGCTGACCCCAGGGAATCCTAATCGTAACTATTCAGCCACAGAGGCACAGAGTTCACAGAGAATTAGAGAAATTAACCACAAATGGACACGAATTAACCTCTGACATTCGATAAATGTAGTGCGAACCTTTAGGTTCGCTCTCCTGCTTGCCAGAAGCTACAAATCTTTTTATTATTCGTGTTCATTCGTGGTTATATATTCCCTCTGTGTTCTCTGTGACTCTGTGGCTATATCCCTGAATGGTTACGAATTTTTGTAATTTACTCCGCTTGCCAATATCTCCTCTACTTTACTTAATACATCTTCAGGTGTAATCAATGTCATACACTGTGGATTATTACAATGGAGTTTGCCACAAGGACTGCAAGGCAGGTCTTTTCTGACAACAAGATGTTTGCCAGAAGTTGGAGTATAGTTAATATAATTAGTTGGACCAAATAAGGTAATCGTCGGCACATCCATTGCCACGGCAAGAGGTTTTATTCCCGTATCAACCGTAATCAATAGTGAAAATTTAGAAATCAATAAAGTCAATTGCTTGATAGTAAACCCAGAGGCAATAAAGGGAGATGTGTGCATTTTTTTAATTATTGATGAGACCATCTTTTCCTGATTAGGTGCTTGTATAAGTATAATATTTGCACCATATTTTTCAACTAATCTATCTCCGACTTCAGCAAATCCCTCCGGCTGCCATTCCCGTAAGTTGATTGTGACATTAGGATTTAAGCCAATAATTGGTTTTGTCCAATCTATTTTTTTATTTATTAAAAAATCCCTGACCACACTCCAATCCTTTTTACCAGGATATAATCTCAAACTCAAATCTTCTACCTTCATCCCTAATGCCCGTAATGTATCTAAAAAGAATTCAACAACATATTTTGAATTAGGGCAAATGGTCTTTGAATTATCTCTTGTTACCCA from bacterium harbors:
- a CDS encoding glycosyltransferase family 9 protein, with translation MIERVLVINFGGLGDMVYTTPIFRELKRNLPDCYLIFLTEPPYAEVFINNPYINELILFNKKDYRLRDALKFYRRLKRKNLDLVIDLTKGARGAFITWMTGAEKRVGFKHKGRELFAYNVWVTRDNSKTICPNSKYVVEFFLDTLRALGMKVEDLSLRLYPGKKDWSVVRDFLINKKIDWTKPIIGLNPNVTINLREWQPEGFAEVGDRLVEKYGANIILIQAPNQEKMVSSIIKKMHTSPFIASGFTIKQLTLLISKFSLLITVDTGIKPLAVAMDVPTITLFGPTNYINYTPTSGKHLVVRKDLPCSPCGKLHCNNPQCMTLITPEDVLSKVEEILASGVNYKNS